In Paenibacillus dendritiformis, the DNA window GCGACAAATCGGTCAAGGCGCTGGAGCAGGCCATGATGGAGGATCAGATGCTGCTGCTGTGCTCCCAGTCCGAGGTGAGCATCGAAGAGCCGTCTCAGGAAGACATCTTTCGCATTGGAACGATAGCCAAGGTGCGCCAAATGCTCCGTCTGCCGAACAGCACCATCCGGGTGTTGGTCGAAGGCGTGGAGCGTGCGGAAATCGCAGAATACGTGCCGAATGACGAATATTACGAGGTCGATGCGACACCGCTGCATGATGAAGACAACGGGCCTTCATCCGAGACCGAAGCCTTGATGCGGATGGTATTGACGCAATTCGAGAACTATGTCCATATGTCGAAGAAAGTGACGCCGGAGACGCTGACGGCCGTAACCGATATTGCGGAGCCTGGGCGTCTGGCGGATGTCATCGCCAGCCATCTCCCGTTGAAGACGAAGGATAAGCAGGAACTGCTCGAGACGGTCTCGGCCGCGGAGAGACTGAACAGGCTTCTTCAAATGCTGAACAATGAGAGCGAAGTGCTGGAGCTGGAGAAGAAGATTAATCAGCGCGTCAAGAAGCAGATGGAGAAGACCCAGAAAGAATATTATTTGCGGGAGCAGATGAAGGCGATTCAGAAGGAACTCGGCGACAAGGAAGGGCGCGCGGGCGAGATTGAGGAGCTGCGTTCCCAGCTCGCCGAGCTGGAAGCCCCCGACAAGGTGAAGGACAAAATCCAGAAGGAAATCGATCGGCTGGAGAAGATGCCTTCCACTTCGGCGGAAGGATCGGTAATCCGCAACTATATTGACTGGTTATTCCTTATTCCATGGTCCAGACGCACGGAAGACGATCTTGATCTTCATAAGGCGGAATCCATCCTCGATGAGGATCATTACGCTCTTGACAAGCCGAAGGAGCGGGTGCTGGAGTATTTGGCCGTGCAGAAAATGGTAAAGCGGATGAAGGGTCCGATCCTGTGCCTCGTCGGTCCTCCGGGTGTAGGGAAGACTTCGCTTGCGCGCTCTATTGCCAAGTCGCTCGGGCGCCAGTTCATTCGCATCTCGCTCGGCGGCGTGCGCGATGAAGCGGAAATCCGTGGCCACCGGCGCACCTATGTGGGCGCGATGCCGGGACGCATCGTACAGGCGATGAAAAACGCAGGGACGATGAACCCGGTCCTGCTCCTGGACGAGATCGACAAGATGGCGTCCGATTTCCGCGGGGATCCGGCTTCTGCCCTGTTGGAAGTGCTGGATCCGGAGCAGAACAACGCGTTCAGCGATCACTTTGTCGAGCTGCCGGTCGATTTATCCCATGTCATGTTCGTCACGACGGCTAATGCGGTACATAATATTCCGCGTCCGCTGCTGGACCGGATGGAGATGATCTCGCTCTCGGGTTATACGGAGATCGAGAAGCTGGAGATTGCGTCCCGCCACCTGCTGCCGAAGCAGAAGCGGGAGCATGGGTTGGAGGACGATCAGCTGCGGGTGGAAGAAGGCGTCGTACGCCGGGTCATCCGGGAATATACCCGCGAAGCGGGCGTAAGGCAGCTGGAGCAGCAGTTAGCTGCGCTATGCCGCAAAGCGGCGCGGAAGATCGTATCGGACGGTGCAACGGAAGTGACGATCCAAGCCGATGAGCTAACCGACTATTTGGGCGTTGCCCGTTACCGCTATGGCCTGGCGGAGCAGCATAACCAGGTAGGGACGGTCACTGGACTCGCCTGGACCGAGGTTGGCGGCGACACCTTGAATGTCGAAGTGAGCGTCGTGCCGGGAACCGGCAAGCTGCTGTTGACCGGGAAGCTGGGAGACGTGATGAAGGAATCCGCCCAGGCAGCGTTCAGCTACATCCGTTCCCGAGCTGCCGAATTTAATCTGGATCCCGATTTCCATGAGAAAATCGATATTCATATCCACGTCCCGGAAGGAGCGATTCCGAAGGACGGCCCGTCGGCAGGGATCACAATGGCGACGGCGCTCGTCTCGGCGCTGACCAACCGTTATGTTTCGAAGGATGTGGCGATGACCGGGGAGATTACGCTGCGCGGCCGGGTTTTGCCGATTGGGGGCTTGAAGGAGAAATCGCTTGCCGCCTTGCGCGCCGGCATCAAGACCGTCATTTACCCGGCGGAAAATATGCGTGACCTGAACGATATACCTGAGAGCGTCCGCCAAGAGATGACATTTATACCGGCGGCTCATATGGATGAAGTGCTGCAGCATGCTTTGCTGGAGCAGCAAGGGTAATTAGCCCCGGGCGCCAGCGCAAGCGAGAGTCTCGGAAGAGATGTGCCACCAGCAGGCACTTGGGCGGCGATAAACGCATATTTATCCTAATTGATGAATAATAGGCGCTCGCGCCATCACATACCGCCCGGGACTACACCGGGCGGTATTTTTAATAAGGAGATGCGGGTACTACAAACTGCAGGATTCGTCAAACAGGAAGCTGGACATCCCTCGTCCGCTCCATATGAGCAATATCCCCATAGCGCAGGAAGCTGGATGTCTCTCGTCCACTCCTTATGAGCAGTATCCCCATAGCGCAGGAAACTGGACTTCTCTCGTCCGCTCCTTATGAGCAATATCCCCATAGCGCAGGAAGCTGGATGTCTCTCGTTCGCTCCATATGAGCAATATCCCCATAGCGGAGGAAGCTGGATGTCTCTCGTCCGCTCCATATGAGCAATATCCCC includes these proteins:
- the lon gene encoding endopeptidase La, producing MGLKPIKSRRLPLLPLRGLLVYPSMVLHLDVGRDKSVKALEQAMMEDQMLLLCSQSEVSIEEPSQEDIFRIGTIAKVRQMLRLPNSTIRVLVEGVERAEIAEYVPNDEYYEVDATPLHDEDNGPSSETEALMRMVLTQFENYVHMSKKVTPETLTAVTDIAEPGRLADVIASHLPLKTKDKQELLETVSAAERLNRLLQMLNNESEVLELEKKINQRVKKQMEKTQKEYYLREQMKAIQKELGDKEGRAGEIEELRSQLAELEAPDKVKDKIQKEIDRLEKMPSTSAEGSVIRNYIDWLFLIPWSRRTEDDLDLHKAESILDEDHYALDKPKERVLEYLAVQKMVKRMKGPILCLVGPPGVGKTSLARSIAKSLGRQFIRISLGGVRDEAEIRGHRRTYVGAMPGRIVQAMKNAGTMNPVLLLDEIDKMASDFRGDPASALLEVLDPEQNNAFSDHFVELPVDLSHVMFVTTANAVHNIPRPLLDRMEMISLSGYTEIEKLEIASRHLLPKQKREHGLEDDQLRVEEGVVRRVIREYTREAGVRQLEQQLAALCRKAARKIVSDGATEVTIQADELTDYLGVARYRYGLAEQHNQVGTVTGLAWTEVGGDTLNVEVSVVPGTGKLLLTGKLGDVMKESAQAAFSYIRSRAAEFNLDPDFHEKIDIHIHVPEGAIPKDGPSAGITMATALVSALTNRYVSKDVAMTGEITLRGRVLPIGGLKEKSLAALRAGIKTVIYPAENMRDLNDIPESVRQEMTFIPAAHMDEVLQHALLEQQG